One genomic region from Branchiostoma lanceolatum isolate klBraLanc5 chromosome 7, klBraLanc5.hap2, whole genome shotgun sequence encodes:
- the LOC136438247 gene encoding uncharacterized protein, with translation MRRSSMGIRLQTPKLREGAAPVLHSWVKQTPERPAPKERCCPPPKKRAHAHNKIDEPELHISMDTTASSSSPDVDYNMDATISQPDLDGSATLSPSAAVSPSPTGSPSSTLTKVSVATQTSRISVTTSTQTSRTAVTITTQTTTDFAECDHEYTFVKDNSQTLESYKDYVFMIETKLQVVEEKC, from the exons ATGAGGCGCTCAAGTATGGGCATTCGGCTGCAGACCCCAAAGCTCAGGGAAG GTGCAGCACCTGTCCTTCATTCATGGGTAAAGCAGACACCAGAAAGACCAGCTCCAAAGGAGAGATGTTGTCCTCCCCCCAAGAAAAGGGCACATGCACATAATAAG ATTGATGAACCTGAGCTTCACATCTCCATGGACACCACAGCCAGCAGTTCTAGTCCTGATGTGGACTACAACATGGATGCGACCATATCACAACCTGACCTGGATGGCTCTGCGACATTATCTCCATCTGCAGCAGTATCCCCATCACCGACAGGATCCCCATCTTCCACCCTCACTAAAGTCAGTGTTGCAACACAGACATCCAGGATATCAGTGacaacatccacacaaacatcTAGGACAGCAGTAACTATAACCACTCAGACCACAACTGACTTTGCTGAATGTGACCATGAATACACATTTGTTAAAGACAACTCCCAGACTCTTGAGTCCTATAAGGACTATGTATTTATGATAGAGACCAAGCTTCAGGTTGTTGAAGAGAAGTGTTAA